The following coding sequences are from one Sardina pilchardus chromosome 16, fSarPil1.1, whole genome shotgun sequence window:
- the LOC134059976 gene encoding macrophage mannose receptor 1-like, with the protein MSLLLITTLLVSGLGSLSSSAPRQFHVVMEQKNWTEAQQYCREKFTDLATIHNMTENETVKNLIHAAGAGDAWIGLKRVEWQWSLADRDFYREDEAQFTNWDEGQPNRGDEECVALKEKGKWHDFKCTKSFHFICYDDRDSTQPYVLVKEEKNWADAQRYCREKHTDLASVRNQAENDKIEEVRGGKLAWIGLFRDAWSEWSDGSSSSFRRWNTGEPNNPGVVCTTMISNGWWKNASCVHPGHFICYEDKLVLVRENKTWTEALQYCREHHVDLVSVTSEQVQHWVSERAKGASTPHVWVGLRHACGLGWFWVCGETICYSNWTPGHEQAESCEHRVGAVESGGGQWVSNLTETVKLNFICTTEEQ; encoded by the exons ATGAGTCTACTTCTCATTACCACACTGCTGGTGTCAG GTCTGggcagtctctcctcctctgcgccACGTCAGTTCCATGTGGTGATGGAGCAGAAGAACTGGACAGAAGCTCAGCAGTACTGCAGAGAGAAGTTCACTGACCTCGCCACCATACACAACATGACAGAGAATGAGACGGTGAAGAACTTGATCCATGCAGCAGGTGCTGGAGATGCTTGGATTGGGCTGAAGAGGGTGGAGTGGCAGTGGTCTCTGGCAGACAGGGATTTTTACAGAGAAGATGAAGCACAGTTCACAAACTGGGATGAAGGCCAACCCAATAGAGGTGATGAAGAATGTGTGGCTctgaaagaaaagggaaaatggCATGACTTCAAGTGTACCAAAAGCTTTCATTTCATCTGCTATGATG ACAGAGACTCCACACAGCCCTATGTGCTGGTTAAGGAGGAGAAGAACTGGGCAGATGCTCAGAGATactgcagagagaaacacacagacctggccaGTGTGAGGAATCAGGCAGAGAATGACAAGATAGAGGAAGTTAGAGGAGGTAAACTTGCCTGGATCGGTCTGTTCAGAGATGCCTGGTCAGAGTGGTCAGATGGCAGCAGCTCCTCATTCCGCCGCTGGAACACTGGAGAACCCAATAATCCAGGTGTGGTGTGCACTACAATGATATCCAATGGTTGGTGGAAAAATGCAAGCTGTGTCCATCCTGGTCACTTCATCTGCTATGAAG ACAAGCTGGTTCTGGTCCGTGAGAATAAGACCTGGACAGAGGCGCTGCAGTACTGCCGAGAGCACCATGTGGACCTGGTGTCTGTGACGTCCGAGCAGGTCCAGCACTGGGTGAGTGAGAGGGCTAAAGGAGCCTCTACTCCTCACGTGTGGGTGGGCCTGCGTCACGCCTGTGGCCTGGGCTGGTTCTGGGTCTGTGGAGAGACCATCTGCTACAGCAACTGGACCCCAGGACACGAGCAAGCAGAGTCCTGCGAACACAGAGTGGGAGCAGTGGAGTCTGGAGGAGGGCAGTGGGTCAGCAACCTGACAGAGACCGTCAAACTCAACTTCATCTGCACTACTGAGG